The Fusobacterium periodonticum 1_1_41FAA genome includes a window with the following:
- a CDS encoding CoA-disulfide reductase, with translation MKKVLIVGGVAGGASTATRLRRLDENLEIIIFEKGEYVSFANCGLPYHIGEVIENRESLLVQTPESLKARFNLDVRVKSEVIEVNGEDKKVKVKTKNGEEYEENFDFLVLSPGAKPLFPSIKGIESNKIFTLRNINDMDKIKAEIKNSNIKKATVVGGGYVGVETAENLKHLGIDTTLIEAAPHILESFDSEISNILEFELINNGLKLMTSEKVVEFQEAENEIIIKLESGKTVTTDIVILSIGVSPDTKFLQNSGINLGEKGHILVNENLETNLKGVCALGDSILVKNYLTNQDVAIPLAGPANRQGRIVAGNIVGRNEKYKGSLGTAIIKIFELTAASTGLNERALKQLNIPYEKIYLHPNNHAAYYPGASPISIKALYNKENKQILGAQALGISGVDKFIDVIATSIKFKATIDDLSELELAYAPLFLSAKSPANMLGFIGQNIEDGLLEQVFMEDLKNYNEKENIILDVREELELIGGKFNNSINIPLSELRKRYNELPKDKEIWTYCAVGLRGYIASRFLSQKGYKVKNLAGGIKSREKVILKAKEEENVNKESNSNIGKEEDYLDLSGLSCPGPLVKIKEKIDKLQENEELKVKVSDPGFYNDIQAWSKVTKNTLLSLDKKDGLTYATLQKGKTSKVIEKNHKNMIIEDKSNMTMVVFSGDLDKAIAAFIIANGALTMGKKVTMFFTFWGLSILKKKNLSKKNFIEKMFAMMLPKNSKDLPVSKMNFFGIGAKMIRSVMRKKNIMSLEELIKKAIDSGVNITACTMSMDVMGINKEELIDGINYGGVGQYLGEAEKSNNNLFI, from the coding sequence ATGAAAAAAGTACTTATAGTTGGTGGAGTTGCAGGAGGAGCCTCAACAGCTACTAGACTTAGAAGATTAGATGAAAATTTAGAAATAATTATATTTGAAAAAGGAGAATATGTATCCTTTGCTAACTGTGGATTACCTTATCATATAGGAGAAGTAATTGAAAATAGAGAAAGTCTTTTGGTACAAACTCCTGAAAGTCTTAAGGCTAGATTTAATTTAGATGTAAGAGTGAAGAGTGAAGTAATTGAAGTAAATGGAGAAGATAAGAAAGTAAAAGTTAAAACTAAAAATGGAGAAGAATATGAAGAAAATTTTGATTTTTTAGTTCTATCTCCAGGAGCAAAACCTCTTTTTCCATCTATAAAAGGAATTGAAAGCAATAAAATATTTACACTTAGAAATATAAATGATATGGATAAAATAAAAGCTGAAATTAAAAATAGCAATATAAAAAAAGCGACTGTTGTAGGTGGAGGTTATGTAGGAGTTGAAACTGCTGAAAACCTTAAACATTTAGGTATAGATACAACTTTAATTGAAGCAGCACCTCATATTTTAGAATCTTTTGATAGTGAAATTTCAAATATCTTAGAATTTGAACTTATAAATAATGGACTTAAGCTTATGACTTCAGAAAAAGTAGTTGAATTTCAAGAAGCAGAAAATGAGATTATTATAAAACTTGAAAGCGGAAAAACTGTTACAACAGATATAGTTATATTATCAATAGGAGTTAGTCCTGATACTAAGTTTTTACAGAATTCTGGAATTAACTTAGGAGAAAAAGGTCATATACTTGTCAATGAAAACTTAGAAACTAACTTAAAAGGAGTGTGTGCTTTAGGAGATAGTATTCTTGTTAAAAATTATTTAACAAATCAAGATGTGGCTATTCCACTTGCAGGACCTGCTAATAGACAAGGAAGAATAGTAGCTGGAAATATAGTGGGTAGAAATGAAAAATATAAAGGAAGTTTGGGAACTGCTATTATAAAAATATTTGAATTAACAGCTGCTTCAACAGGATTAAATGAAAGAGCTTTAAAACAATTAAACATACCTTATGAAAAGATATATTTACATCCTAATAATCACGCAGCTTATTATCCAGGTGCAAGTCCTATAAGTATAAAAGCTCTATACAATAAAGAAAATAAGCAAATATTAGGAGCTCAAGCTCTTGGAATAAGTGGTGTAGATAAGTTTATAGATGTCATCGCAACAAGTATAAAATTCAAAGCTACTATAGATGATTTAAGTGAATTAGAGCTTGCCTATGCTCCACTATTTTTATCAGCAAAATCTCCAGCTAATATGCTTGGATTTATTGGACAAAATATAGAAGATGGTTTATTAGAACAAGTTTTTATGGAAGATTTAAAAAATTATAATGAAAAAGAAAATATAATTTTAGATGTAAGGGAAGAATTAGAATTAATAGGCGGAAAATTTAATAATAGTATCAATATTCCTTTAAGTGAACTTAGAAAAAGATATAATGAACTTCCAAAAGATAAAGAAATTTGGACATATTGTGCTGTTGGATTGAGAGGATATATAGCCTCAAGATTTTTAAGTCAAAAAGGATATAAAGTAAAAAATTTAGCTGGTGGAATAAAAAGTAGAGAAAAAGTAATTTTAAAAGCTAAAGAAGAAGAGAATGTAAATAAAGAAAGTAATAGTAATATTGGAAAAGAAGAAGATTATTTAGATTTATCAGGGCTCTCTTGTCCAGGACCACTTGTAAAAATAAAAGAAAAAATTGATAAATTACAAGAGAATGAAGAATTAAAGGTAAAAGTTTCTGATCCAGGTTTCTATAATGATATTCAGGCTTGGAGTAAGGTTACAAAAAATACTCTTTTATCTTTAGATAAAAAAGATGGCTTGACTTATGCTACTTTACAAAAAGGAAAAACTTCAAAAGTTATAGAAAAAAATCATAAGAATATGATAATTGAAGATAAGTCTAATATGACAATGGTAGTTTTTAGTGGAGATTTAGATAAGGCAATAGCAGCATTTATAATAGCTAATGGAGCTCTTACTATGGGTAAAAAAGTAACAATGTTCTTTACTTTCTGGGGTCTATCTATTTTGAAGAAAAAGAATTTGTCTAAGAAAAATTTTATTGAAAAAATGTTTGCTATGATGTTACCTAAAAATAGTAAGGACTTACCAGTATCAAAAATGAATTTTTTTGGAATTGGTGCTAAAATGATAAGAAGTGTTATGAGGAAAAAGAATATCATGTCTTTAGAAGAATTGATTAAAAAGGCTATAGATTCAGGAGTAAATATTACAGCTTGTACTATGTCTATGGATGTTATGGGAATAAATAAGGAAGAATTAATTGATGGAATAAATTATGGTGGAGTAGGACAATATTTAGGAGAAGCTGAAAAATCAAATAATAATTTATTTATTTAA
- a CDS encoding ABC transporter ATP-binding protein codes for MKAVELINIVKKYGQQEVLNSFSLDIEKGKCLAVMGESGSGKSTIAKIIIGLEKPNSGEVKIFDKDIEFLFQDSYNALNPRMTVEDLIYEPLQFSTDIDVKDKREFILELLKQVELAPELLTRRRDELSGGQLQRVCLARALSTKPQIMIFDESLSGLDPLVQDKILDLLYKIQKEYNLTYIFISHDFRLCYFLADRIILIDKGKIIEDFKDLDKEIIPKTEIGKILLENIIN; via the coding sequence ATGAAGGCAGTAGAACTTATTAACATAGTGAAAAAATACGGACAACAAGAAGTCTTAAACTCGTTTTCTTTAGATATAGAAAAAGGTAAATGTCTTGCAGTAATGGGAGAAAGTGGTTCAGGAAAAAGTACTATTGCTAAAATAATTATAGGACTTGAAAAGCCTAATTCAGGGGAAGTTAAAATTTTTGACAAAGATATAGAATTTCTATTTCAAGATTCATACAATGCCTTAAATCCAAGAATGACTGTTGAAGATTTAATATATGAACCCTTACAATTTTCAACTGATATTGATGTAAAGGATAAAAGAGAATTTATTTTAGAATTGCTTAAACAAGTTGAATTAGCTCCTGAATTGCTTACAAGAAGAAGAGATGAGTTGAGTGGAGGACAATTACAAAGAGTTTGCTTAGCAAGGGCATTATCAACAAAACCACAGATTATGATATTTGATGAATCATTAAGTGGTTTAGATCCCTTAGTTCAAGATAAAATTTTAGATTTACTATATAAAATTCAAAAAGAATATAATTTAACTTATATTTTTATTTCCCATGATTTTAGACTATGTTATTTTTTAGCTGATAGAATAATTTTAATTGATAAGGGAAAAATTATAGAGGACTTTAAAGACTTAGATAAAGAAATTATACCAAAGACAGAGATTGGTAAAATTTTATTAGAAAATATTATTAATTAA
- a CDS encoding ABC transporter permease, whose translation MAKNIKFYFAIFLLFFWIALAIFAPMIAPYDPQYVDLSLKLLPPNKTYILGTDALGRDIFSRIIYGARLSISISLSIQVILLLVSVPIGLFIGWKQGKEEKFFDWLTMIFSTFPSFLLAMVFVGMLGAGISNMIISVVAVEWIYYARILKNSVISQKQNEYVKYAILKGMPTKYILKKHIFPFVYGPILTASLMNIGSIILMISSFSFLGIGVQPNISEWGNMIHDSRTFFRNHPNLMIYPGMMILFAVGSFRFIASQIEEKFRGIK comes from the coding sequence ATGGCTAAAAATATAAAATTTTATTTTGCTATCTTTCTATTATTTTTTTGGATAGCACTAGCAATATTTGCTCCAATGATAGCACCTTATGATCCTCAATATGTAGATTTATCTTTAAAATTACTTCCACCAAATAAAACCTATATTTTAGGTACTGATGCCTTAGGTAGAGATATTTTTTCAAGAATTATCTATGGTGCAAGACTTTCTATCTCAATATCACTTAGTATACAAGTAATCTTGTTATTAGTGAGTGTACCCATAGGACTTTTTATTGGTTGGAAACAAGGAAAAGAAGAAAAGTTTTTTGACTGGTTAACTATGATATTCTCAACATTTCCGAGTTTCCTATTAGCTATGGTTTTTGTTGGAATGTTAGGTGCTGGGATAAGCAACATGATAATTTCTGTTGTTGCGGTTGAATGGATTTATTATGCTAGAATTTTAAAAAATTCAGTTATTTCACAAAAGCAAAATGAATATGTAAAATATGCCATTCTAAAAGGAATGCCAACTAAGTATATTTTGAAAAAACATATCTTTCCTTTTGTTTATGGTCCTATATTAACAGCTAGTTTAATGAATATAGGAAGTATTATTTTGATGATTTCTTCTTTTTCATTCTTAGGTATAGGAGTACAACCTAATATATCTGAATGGGGTAATATGATACATGATAGTAGAACATTTTTTAGAAATCACCCTAATCTCATGATATATCCAGGAATGATGATATTATTTGCTGTTGGCTCATTTCGTTTCATAGCTTCACAAATCGAAGAAAAGTTTAGAGGTATAAAATGA
- a CDS encoding HEAT repeat domain-containing protein yields the protein MAYDKRHRKHEDLAFLLEKKHSSKLINRVYDLAVMELDYKKEDEFFNIARKCTYALGYTNTPKAKEKLELLAKNENELIREYAIKQLNRHDFTDKDVEEQD from the coding sequence TTGGCATATGATAAAAGACATCGTAAACATGAAGATTTAGCTTTTTTACTTGAAAAGAAACACTCTTCTAAACTAATAAACCGTGTGTATGATTTAGCAGTTATGGAACTTGATTATAAGAAAGAGGATGAATTTTTTAATATAGCTAGAAAGTGTACTTATGCCTTAGGATATACCAATACTCCAAAAGCAAAAGAAAAATTAGAATTATTAGCTAAAAATGAAAACGAACTTATTAGAGAATATGCAATAAAACAATTAAATAGACATGATTTTACAGATAAAGATGTGGAGGAACAAGATTAA
- a CDS encoding ABC transporter ATP-binding protein: protein MNILEIKNLSLKISDKKILDNINFTLKEKEIISIIGQSGSGKTMLSKMIMGLKNKNMQVEGEILFKDKNIFDFSEEDLRKYRGEGIGYITQNPLNVFLPFQKIKTTFLETYLSHKNISKKEFIELAKKNLKQVNLDNADEILNKYPFELSGGMLQRVMIALIVGLDSKIIIADEVTSALDSYNRHEIIKIFKELNNIGKSIILITHDYYLMKAISDRCLVMENGEIIEEFNPKLKSELIKESSDFDAKLLETTIYKRKGS, encoded by the coding sequence ATGAATATTTTAGAAATTAAGAACCTTTCATTAAAAATATCAGATAAAAAAATATTAGATAATATAAATTTTACATTAAAAGAAAAAGAGATAATCTCAATAATTGGGCAAAGTGGTTCAGGAAAAACAATGTTATCTAAAATGATAATGGGATTAAAAAATAAAAATATGCAAGTTGAAGGTGAGATTCTTTTTAAAGATAAGAATATTTTTGATTTTTCTGAAGAAGATTTAAGAAAATATAGAGGGGAAGGCATAGGCTATATCACTCAAAATCCTTTGAATGTATTTCTACCTTTTCAAAAAATAAAAACAACTTTCTTAGAAACTTATCTTAGCCATAAAAATATTTCTAAAAAAGAATTTATAGAGCTTGCAAAAAAGAATTTGAAACAGGTTAATTTAGATAATGCTGATGAAATCTTAAACAAATATCCTTTTGAATTAAGCGGTGGAATGTTACAAAGAGTTATGATAGCACTTATTGTTGGTTTAGATTCTAAAATAATTATCGCTGATGAAGTAACTTCAGCTTTGGATAGTTATAATCGGCATGAGATAATAAAAATCTTTAAAGAACTTAATAATATAGGCAAGAGTATTATTCTAATAACTCATGATTATTATTTGATGAAAGCTATATCAGATAGATGTCTAGTAATGGAAAATGGAGAGATTATTGAAGAATTTAATCCTAAACTTAAATCAGAACTAATTAAAGAAAGCTCAGACTTTGATGCAAAATTATTAGAAACTACTATTTATAAAAGAAAGGGAAGTTAG
- a CDS encoding ABC transporter permease — MKKKIFDIISALFVISILAFIFIQLTPGDPAENYLRASHLPITDELLKQKREELGLNSPLIIQYLKWLKNVLLGNFGSSFLRKEPAIYLTFKALYATFQLTIFSTFLIILISLPIGILTAIKTGTWIDKLIISITTIFVSMPVFWLGFSLILLFSVKLNWLPVSGRGGFLNFILPSITLAVPFIGQYIEFVKKSILENIQNNLLENAILRGLKKRYIIFNYLLKGAWIPILSGFSFTFVSILTGSILVEEIFSWPGIGFLFTKAIQAGDVPLIQACIMVFGLLFIIATHFMNSILKYLDPRIKGEKNNG; from the coding sequence ATGAAAAAAAAGATCTTTGATATTATTTCAGCCTTGTTTGTAATATCAATACTTGCTTTTATATTTATCCAACTTACACCAGGAGATCCCGCAGAAAACTATCTGCGGGCTTCTCATCTTCCTATTACAGACGAATTATTAAAGCAAAAGAGAGAGGAATTAGGTCTTAATTCTCCACTAATAATTCAATATTTAAAATGGTTAAAAAATGTTTTATTGGGAAATTTTGGATCTTCATTTTTAAGAAAAGAACCTGCTATTTATTTAACTTTTAAAGCCTTATATGCAACTTTTCAATTAACAATATTTTCAACATTTCTAATAATATTAATTTCATTACCAATAGGAATATTAACAGCTATAAAAACTGGAACTTGGATAGATAAATTAATCATAAGTATAACAACAATATTTGTTTCTATGCCTGTTTTTTGGCTTGGATTTTCACTGATACTATTATTTTCAGTTAAACTAAATTGGCTTCCTGTCTCAGGAAGAGGTGGATTTTTGAATTTTATTCTTCCAAGTATAACTTTGGCTGTTCCATTCATAGGGCAGTATATAGAGTTTGTTAAAAAAAGCATATTGGAGAATATACAAAATAATCTTTTAGAAAATGCTATATTAAGAGGTTTGAAAAAGAGATATATAATATTTAATTATCTTTTAAAAGGTGCTTGGATACCAATTTTAAGTGGATTTTCTTTCACTTTTGTATCCATACTTACAGGTTCTATACTTGTTGAAGAGATATTCTCTTGGCCAGGAATAGGTTTTCTCTTCACAAAAGCTATTCAAGCAGGAGATGTACCTTTAATTCAAGCTTGTATTATGGTTTTTGGTTTACTTTTTATAATCGCAACACATTTTATGAATAGTATTTTAAAATACTTAGATCCAAGGATTAAAGGTGAGAAAAATAATGGCTAA
- a CDS encoding DMT family transporter, whose product MDKHIKGALLVCLAATMWGFDGIALTPRLFNLHVPFVVFILHLLPLILMSVIFGREEIKNIRKLDKNDLFFFFCVALFGGSLGTLSIVKALFLVNFKHLTVVTLLQKLQPIFAILLARILLKEKLKKDYLFWGFLALLGGYFLTFEFNVPEVVEGDNLLAASLYSLLAAFSFGSATVFGKRVLKAASFRTALYVRYLMTTCIMFVIVAFTSGFGDFSQATGGNWLIFVIIALTTGSGAILLYYFGLRYITAKVATMCELCFPISSVIFDYLINGNVLSPIQIASAILMIISIIKISRLN is encoded by the coding sequence ATGGATAAGCATATAAAAGGAGCCTTACTAGTATGTCTTGCAGCTACTATGTGGGGTTTTGATGGTATAGCTTTAACACCAAGATTATTTAATTTACATGTACCTTTTGTTGTTTTTATACTTCATCTTTTACCTTTAATACTGATGTCAGTTATTTTTGGTAGAGAAGAAATTAAAAATATAAGAAAGTTAGATAAGAATGATTTATTTTTCTTTTTCTGTGTTGCTTTATTTGGTGGAAGTTTAGGAACTTTATCAATAGTAAAAGCATTGTTTCTAGTAAATTTTAAGCATTTGACAGTTGTAACACTTTTACAAAAATTACAACCAATATTTGCAATACTATTGGCTAGAATACTATTAAAAGAAAAATTAAAAAAAGATTATCTATTTTGGGGCTTTTTAGCTCTACTAGGAGGATACTTCTTAACTTTTGAATTTAATGTTCCAGAAGTTGTTGAAGGAGATAACCTTTTAGCTGCCTCACTTTACTCTTTACTTGCTGCCTTTTCATTTGGTTCAGCTACAGTTTTTGGAAAAAGAGTTTTGAAGGCTGCTTCATTTAGAACGGCACTATATGTAAGATACTTAATGACAACTTGTATAATGTTTGTTATTGTTGCTTTTACTAGTGGGTTTGGAGATTTCTCTCAAGCTACTGGTGGGAATTGGCTGATTTTTGTAATTATTGCCTTAACAACAGGAAGTGGAGCAATACTACTTTATTATTTTGGACTTAGATACATAACAGCAAAGGTTGCTACTATGTGTGAACTATGTTTCCCTATATCAAGTGTAATCTTTGATTATTTGATAAATGGAAATGTTTTAAGTCCTATTCAAATTGCAAGTGCAATATTAATGATAATTTCAATAATTAAAATAAGTAGATTAAATTAA
- a CDS encoding winged helix-turn-helix transcriptional regulator, with product MDRNKKYNCFFEFTLDIVGGKWKPIILYYININSVARYSELKRFIPSINERMLTRQLRELEEDNLIERKVYPVVPPKVEYRLTKYGETLIPILKSLVLWGQDYAKAIKFDNFKMEFPKN from the coding sequence ATGGATAGAAATAAAAAATATAATTGTTTTTTTGAGTTTACATTGGATATAGTTGGAGGAAAGTGGAAGCCAATTATTTTATATTATATAAATATAAATTCTGTTGCAAGATATAGTGAATTAAAAAGATTTATTCCAAGTATAAATGAAAGAATGCTTACTCGGCAATTAAGGGAATTGGAAGAAGATAATTTGATAGAAAGAAAAGTTTATCCTGTTGTTCCACCAAAGGTTGAATATAGATTGACAAAATATGGTGAGACACTAATTCCTATACTAAAGTCTCTTGTACTATGGGGGCAAGATTATGCTAAGGCAATAAAATTTGATAATTTTAAAATGGAATTTCCTAAAAATTAA